A part of Streptantibioticus cattleyicolor NRRL 8057 = DSM 46488 genomic DNA contains:
- a CDS encoding aldo/keto reductase gives MRYIKLGTTGLEVSAIALGCMSFGEPGRGGEPWSLGADASRVIIKQALESGINFLDTANGYSAGSSEEIVGQAVKDFTRREEVVLSTKVWMRMRPGPNGAGLSRKAIFAELDASLKRLGTDYIDLYQIHRWDYDTPIEETLEALHDAVKSGKVRYIGASSMYAWQFAKALYLADLNGWTRFVSMQDHYNLIHREAEREMLPLCVDQGIGVIPWSPLARGRLTRARDTATARAETDKGSEILYRDGDQAVAERVHEIAGKRGLSPAQVALAWVMRNPVVTSPIVGVTKPAQLADAVAAVDVELDEDEAAYLEEPYQPHEAAYLEESFYKSHPVASSR, from the coding sequence ATGCGATACATCAAACTCGGCACGACCGGGCTGGAAGTCTCCGCCATCGCCCTCGGCTGCATGAGCTTCGGCGAGCCGGGCCGGGGCGGCGAGCCCTGGTCGCTGGGCGCGGACGCCAGCCGGGTCATCATCAAGCAGGCCCTCGAGAGCGGCATCAACTTCCTCGACACGGCCAATGGGTACAGCGCCGGAAGCAGCGAGGAGATCGTCGGCCAGGCGGTCAAGGACTTCACCCGGCGCGAGGAGGTCGTTCTCTCCACCAAGGTCTGGATGCGGATGCGCCCCGGCCCGAACGGCGCCGGGCTGTCCCGCAAGGCGATCTTCGCCGAGCTCGACGCCTCCCTGAAGCGACTGGGGACCGACTACATCGACCTGTACCAGATCCACCGCTGGGACTACGACACCCCGATCGAGGAAACCCTCGAGGCACTGCACGACGCGGTCAAATCCGGCAAGGTCCGCTACATCGGAGCCTCTTCCATGTACGCCTGGCAGTTCGCCAAGGCCCTGTACCTGGCTGACCTGAACGGCTGGACCCGGTTCGTGTCGATGCAGGACCACTACAACCTCATCCACCGAGAAGCAGAGCGGGAGATGCTCCCGCTCTGCGTCGACCAGGGCATCGGCGTGATCCCGTGGAGCCCGCTGGCGCGGGGCAGGCTGACGCGGGCCCGGGACACCGCCACGGCGCGTGCCGAGACCGACAAGGGCAGCGAAATCCTCTACCGCGACGGGGACCAGGCAGTGGCCGAGCGCGTCCACGAGATCGCGGGCAAGCGGGGTCTGTCCCCGGCCCAGGTCGCCCTCGCCTGGGTCATGCGCAACCCGGTGGTGACTTCGCCCATCGTCGGGGTCACCAAGCCGGCCCAGCTGGCCGACGCGGTCGCCGCGGTAGATGTCGAACTCGACGAGGACGAGGCCGCCTACCTGGAGGAGCCCTACCAGCCGCACGAGGCCGCCTACCTGGAGGAGTCCTTCTACAAGTCGCACCCTGTGGCGAGCTCCCGGTAG
- a CDS encoding IS1182 family transposase: MWVRDRLDGLWRDEDFADWYPRDGRPGLSPAQLATVSVLQFVLGLSDRDAAEAVRCRIDFKYALGLELDDPGFHHSVLTDFRDRLLQDGRADRLLDLALARLKGAGLVRERTTQRTDSTHVLATVRDLTRLELVTEAVRAALEELARTADHALDGLVGEDWGRRYGRPVRLGKNPTRPKTRINTTGDDARRLLEHLGRNHPSLLGRPQVQVLRQILVQNYYWDPVGRLRWRDDDDASGLPPSAQRIVSPYDPTARYARRGQVTRWTGFLAHVTETCSDDGPNVITDVATMPATSADTEVLPGIHSRLERRSLLPDEHLVDGGYTSLPHLEQAQRGHRVTVVGPLPGNPTRQHRRGEGFARDDFRIDFDRKEVTCPQGQVSAGWHGPYPTSSPTAAPLIIARFTKSQCQPCPVRAKCTSSRDAHRSVGFPPHELLELQLRNRADQQDPAWHKRYAVRSGIEGTICEFAHGHGMRHCRYRGQAKAHLQHVLTAIAVNVERLSKQAPGESAPPRPPTAFQDHLDQQGIPRLRSWRAVS, encoded by the coding sequence ATGTGGGTGCGTGACCGTCTCGACGGCCTGTGGCGGGACGAGGACTTCGCCGACTGGTACCCGCGCGACGGCAGGCCCGGGCTGTCGCCGGCCCAGTTGGCCACGGTGAGCGTGCTGCAGTTCGTGCTGGGCCTGTCCGACCGCGATGCCGCCGAGGCCGTGCGCTGCCGCATCGACTTCAAATACGCCCTTGGCCTCGAACTGGACGACCCCGGCTTCCACCACAGCGTGCTGACCGACTTCCGCGACCGCCTGCTCCAGGACGGCCGGGCGGACCGCCTCCTCGACCTCGCCCTGGCACGACTGAAAGGGGCTGGCCTGGTCCGAGAGCGCACCACCCAGCGCACGGACTCCACCCACGTCCTGGCCACCGTCCGCGACCTGACCCGCCTCGAACTGGTCACCGAGGCCGTGCGCGCGGCCCTGGAAGAACTCGCCCGCACCGCCGACCACGCGCTGGACGGCCTGGTCGGCGAGGACTGGGGCCGCCGCTACGGCCGACCGGTGCGCCTGGGCAAGAACCCCACCCGGCCCAAGACCCGGATCAACACCACCGGCGACGACGCCCGCCGCCTGCTCGAACACCTCGGCCGCAACCACCCCTCCCTGCTCGGCAGGCCCCAAGTCCAGGTCCTGCGGCAGATCCTGGTGCAGAACTACTACTGGGACCCCGTCGGGCGCCTGCGCTGGCGCGACGATGACGACGCCAGCGGCCTGCCGCCCTCGGCCCAGCGGATCGTCTCGCCCTACGACCCGACGGCCCGCTACGCACGCCGCGGGCAGGTCACCCGCTGGACGGGGTTCCTCGCCCATGTGACCGAGACCTGCTCCGACGACGGACCCAATGTGATCACTGACGTGGCCACTATGCCGGCGACCAGCGCCGACACCGAGGTCCTGCCCGGCATCCACAGCCGGCTGGAGCGGCGGAGCCTGCTGCCCGACGAGCATCTGGTCGACGGCGGCTACACCTCCCTGCCCCACCTGGAACAGGCCCAGCGTGGACACCGTGTCACCGTCGTCGGGCCACTGCCGGGCAACCCCACCCGCCAGCACCGCCGCGGCGAGGGCTTCGCCCGCGACGACTTCCGGATCGACTTCGACCGCAAGGAGGTCACCTGCCCGCAGGGCCAGGTCAGCGCCGGCTGGCACGGCCCCTACCCGACCTCCTCACCGACCGCCGCTCCACTGATCATCGCCCGCTTCACCAAGAGCCAGTGCCAGCCCTGCCCGGTCCGGGCCAAGTGCACCAGTTCCCGCGACGCCCACCGCTCCGTGGGCTTCCCTCCGCACGAGCTGCTCGAACTGCAGTTGCGCAACCGCGCCGACCAGCAGGATCCGGCCTGGCACAAGCGATATGCGGTCCGCTCCGGAATCGAGGGCACCATCTGCGAGTTCGCCCACGGCCATGGCATGCGCCACTGCCGCTACCGCGGGCAGGCCAAGGCACACCTACAGCACGTACTCACCGCCATCGCCGTCAACGTCGAACGCCTCAGCAAGCAGGCCCCCGGCGAAAGCGCGCCCCCACGACCGCCGACAGCCTTCCAGGACCACCTCGACCAGCAAGGCATCCCGCGCCTACGTTCCTGGCGAGCCGTCAGCTGA
- a CDS encoding DUF899 family protein: MTAAPDDPTAALPGHPPIVDLATWQAARDELLVREKAHTREGDAIAAARRRLPMVELDGTVEVVGADGPVPFLDLFEGRDELVAYKHMWYDGTPHQGQCEGCTTTVWHMKDAAYLNARGVSFAVLTSGPWDEVAPYVEFMGYAQPWYSVRGVEAPVGRNMGHIVCFLRAGARVFLTYSTTGRGNEPVNGSMGLLDMTPNGRGEDWEDHPEGRPVIGDGREGYPSQGRQACWYWRTDADGNATWGPTSRPVPQWTRPGATPVQALGRHGHHH, from the coding sequence ATGACAGCTGCACCGGACGACCCGACCGCGGCCCTGCCCGGCCATCCGCCCATCGTTGACCTGGCCACCTGGCAGGCCGCCCGAGACGAGCTCCTGGTCCGCGAGAAGGCCCACACCCGTGAGGGCGACGCCATCGCCGCCGCCCGCCGCCGACTCCCGATGGTGGAGCTGGACGGAACGGTCGAGGTCGTCGGAGCCGACGGCCCGGTACCGTTCCTGGACCTGTTCGAGGGTCGCGACGAGCTCGTGGCCTACAAACACATGTGGTACGACGGCACGCCCCATCAGGGGCAGTGCGAAGGTTGCACCACCACGGTCTGGCACATGAAGGACGCGGCCTACCTCAACGCGCGGGGCGTCTCGTTCGCCGTCCTGACCTCGGGTCCGTGGGACGAGGTGGCTCCCTACGTCGAGTTCATGGGATATGCCCAGCCCTGGTACTCGGTACGGGGCGTGGAGGCGCCGGTCGGCCGCAACATGGGGCACATCGTCTGTTTCCTGCGCGCCGGCGCCCGCGTATTCCTCACTTACTCGACGACGGGCCGTGGCAACGAGCCGGTCAACGGGTCCATGGGCCTGCTCGACATGACGCCCAACGGCCGCGGCGAGGATTGGGAGGACCACCCCGAGGGCCGACCGGTGATCGGCGATGGCCGCGAGGGGTATCCGTCCCAAGGCCGCCAAGCCTGTTGGTACTGGCGAACAGACGCGGACGGGAATGCCACCTGGGGCCCGACCAGCCGCCCCGTGCCGCAGTGGACCCGCCCCGGCGCGACGCCCGTGCAGGCCCTCGGGCGACACGGCCACCACCACTGA
- a CDS encoding SAM-dependent methyltransferase: MNREQISALSHADHPIKAPLGDDSVRRLLEHGLPRGDERVLDLGCGSAEWLLRALATYPRLRAEGVDISEGSLTQARQAATSLGVQERLVLHHREAADFSSPQPFDLVLSVGATHAFGGLLPTLAAARRHLAPGGRVLIGDGFWEREPTPETIEILGDFADLATTVDRVVADGWTPVQGHVSTRSELDDYEWACWGSLAAWALDNPTDPDSPQVLETATTRRSEWLHGYRDSFGFVCLVLRRTSD, encoded by the coding sequence GTGAATCGAGAACAGATCTCCGCGCTCTCCCATGCCGACCATCCGATCAAGGCCCCGCTCGGCGATGATTCGGTACGCCGCCTGCTGGAGCACGGCCTCCCTCGGGGTGACGAACGCGTACTCGACCTCGGCTGCGGCAGCGCTGAATGGCTGTTGCGCGCACTGGCCACGTACCCCCGGCTCCGGGCCGAAGGCGTCGACATCTCCGAGGGTTCCCTGACTCAGGCTCGCCAGGCCGCAACCAGCCTCGGCGTCCAGGAGCGCCTCGTGCTCCACCACCGGGAAGCGGCGGACTTCTCCTCACCACAACCGTTCGATCTGGTGCTCAGTGTCGGAGCCACACATGCCTTCGGTGGCCTGCTCCCCACGCTCGCGGCGGCGCGCCGGCATCTGGCTCCGGGCGGGCGGGTGCTCATCGGTGACGGATTCTGGGAACGTGAGCCGACCCCGGAGACCATCGAGATCCTGGGTGACTTCGCCGACCTGGCGACCACCGTGGACCGGGTCGTGGCCGACGGATGGACTCCGGTTCAGGGACATGTCAGCACGCGGAGCGAACTGGACGATTACGAGTGGGCCTGCTGGGGGTCGCTGGCAGCCTGGGCTCTGGACAACCCGACCGATCCGGACAGCCCGCAGGTGCTTGAGACGGCCACCACGCGTCGGTCCGAGTGGCTGCACGGCTACCGGGACAGTTTCGGCTTCGTCTGTCTCGTGCTGCGTCGGACGTCCGACTGA
- a CDS encoding IS5/IS1182 family transposase: MSGVITASEPSWIAPFTGLSPRQFGKLITALRREGVDPVRKGRPWSLPLEDRVLLIAAYWRTNLTLRQLAPLFGVSKSAADRIIDHLGPALALQQRKRFRKDTVLLMDGTLVPTRDHTIAEQSKNYRYSTNHQVVIDADTRLVVAVGRPVAGNRNDCKAWELSGAKDAVGKTTVIADGGYRGTGLVIPHRREKGQTELPEWKEEHNASHRKVRARVEHVFARMKGWKILRDCRLKGDGVQHAMLGIARLHNLVLAG, translated from the coding sequence GTGTCTGGTGTGATCACGGCGTCTGAGCCCTCCTGGATAGCCCCGTTCACTGGGCTGAGCCCGCGCCAGTTCGGCAAGCTGATCACCGCGCTCCGGCGTGAGGGTGTGGACCCGGTGCGCAAGGGTCGGCCATGGAGCCTGCCGCTGGAGGACCGCGTGCTCCTGATCGCCGCGTACTGGCGGACGAACCTGACCCTGCGTCAACTGGCCCCGCTGTTCGGGGTGTCCAAGTCGGCGGCCGACCGCATCATCGACCACCTCGGGCCCGCGCTCGCGCTCCAGCAGCGCAAGCGGTTCCGCAAGGACACCGTGCTCCTCATGGACGGCACCCTCGTTCCCACCCGTGACCACACCATCGCCGAGCAGTCCAAGAACTACCGGTACTCCACCAACCACCAGGTCGTCATCGACGCCGACACCCGGCTCGTCGTCGCGGTCGGCCGACCAGTCGCAGGCAACCGCAACGACTGCAAGGCGTGGGAGCTGTCCGGCGCGAAAGACGCCGTCGGCAAGACCACGGTCATCGCAGATGGCGGCTACCGGGGCACCGGCCTGGTCATCCCGCACCGCCGCGAGAAGGGCCAGACCGAACTCCCGGAATGGAAGGAGGAGCACAACGCCTCCCACCGCAAAGTCCGCGCCCGTGTAGAGCACGTCTTCGCCCGGATGAAGGGCTGGAAGATCCTTCGCGACTGCCGGCTGAAGGGCGACGGCGTCCAGCACGCCATGCTCGGCATCGCCCGCCTGCACAACCTCGTCCTTGCCGGGTGA
- a CDS encoding carboxymuconolactone decarboxylase family protein yields the protein MTDQIQDKSERYQRGIAYYNNLHQDSAGEASFDALEVIAPSFADLLIEFTLGDVFTRPGLSVKTRELLTVAGLTAMGTAPLQLKTHIDSALNTGNTKEEITETITQMAVFAGFPAALNAFFILGEVLQDRVSKQ from the coding sequence ATGACGGATCAGATCCAGGACAAGAGCGAGCGCTACCAGCGGGGCATCGCCTACTACAACAACCTGCACCAGGACTCTGCCGGCGAGGCGTCGTTCGACGCTCTCGAAGTCATCGCCCCGAGCTTCGCCGACCTGCTCATCGAGTTCACCCTCGGTGACGTGTTCACCCGGCCCGGTCTGAGCGTCAAGACCCGTGAACTGCTGACCGTGGCCGGTCTGACCGCGATGGGCACCGCCCCCCTTCAGCTGAAGACACATATCGACAGCGCCCTCAACACGGGAAACACCAAGGAAGAGATCACCGAAACGATCACGCAGATGGCCGTCTTCGCCGGATTCCCCGCCGCGCTCAACGCCTTCTTCATCCTCGGCGAGGTGCTCCAGGACCGAGTCAGCAAGCAGTAG
- a CDS encoding MerR family transcriptional regulator yields MRIGELARRSGVSVRALRYYEEQKLLESARTSGNQRDYAEGAVSRVQLIQQLYAAGLSSGTIVDLLPCVTTGLATQEMLDQLITERDHIVTRIDELGQAKEKLDRVIEQVIAAGVVTGDASTTVAGE; encoded by the coding sequence ATGCGTATTGGAGAGCTGGCCAGGCGCTCGGGAGTGAGCGTCCGCGCCCTGCGCTACTACGAGGAGCAGAAGCTTCTGGAGTCGGCCAGGACATCCGGAAACCAGCGGGACTATGCCGAAGGCGCAGTGAGCCGCGTGCAGCTCATCCAGCAGCTCTACGCCGCCGGCCTGTCGAGCGGAACGATCGTCGATCTCCTGCCCTGCGTGACCACCGGTCTGGCAACCCAGGAGATGCTCGACCAACTCATCACCGAACGTGATCACATCGTTACGCGTATCGACGAATTGGGGCAGGCCAAGGAGAAGCTCGACCGAGTGATCGAACAGGTCATCGCGGCTGGCGTCGTCACCGGAGACGCTTCTACGACGGTGGCCGGCGAATGA
- a CDS encoding aminoglycoside phosphotransferase family protein, which yields MLSRLPFGETLRAELGTPGRVRRLASSPRSRVWQAELSGTRVVVKQLIEGPEAADRYAREVTALRLASRVEPPVVPALLGTDPHERVIVLEHLEQRKPPDDWVIGYASSLARLHAATGADAKGTLPDWTGPTQADAKSFLSLAHALGVAVPAGVRTELDGLLARLAHAPGHSLLHGDPCPGNDMHTTDGVRFIDFEQATLGNGLVELAYLRIGFPTCWCATSPDPALLNAAESTYRTAWRDATGTDVQGDLTDACAGWLLQGDALVERAHRRTTDHLARLPDRDWRWGTATARQRLVHRLGVVGVMASSGSGELKGLARLATSMRDTMLTRWPALKPLPRRRP from the coding sequence ATGCTGTCTCGATTACCGTTCGGGGAGACGCTGCGCGCCGAGCTGGGTACGCCGGGCCGCGTCCGCAGGCTGGCCAGCAGTCCGAGATCACGGGTGTGGCAGGCCGAGCTGTCGGGCACCCGGGTCGTGGTCAAGCAACTCATCGAGGGCCCGGAGGCAGCCGACAGGTATGCCCGGGAGGTGACGGCGTTGCGCCTCGCATCCCGGGTGGAGCCGCCCGTGGTGCCCGCGCTGCTCGGTACGGATCCGCACGAACGCGTCATCGTGCTCGAGCACTTGGAGCAGAGGAAGCCGCCCGACGACTGGGTGATCGGCTACGCCTCGTCACTGGCCCGGCTCCACGCCGCCACCGGGGCGGACGCCAAGGGCACGCTCCCTGACTGGACCGGCCCGACCCAGGCCGACGCCAAATCCTTCCTCTCGCTCGCTCATGCGCTCGGCGTGGCGGTGCCGGCAGGCGTACGAACCGAACTCGACGGCCTCCTCGCGCGCCTGGCGCACGCCCCCGGTCACTCTCTGCTACATGGCGACCCTTGCCCGGGCAACGACATGCACACCACCGACGGCGTCCGGTTCATCGACTTCGAACAGGCAACGCTGGGCAACGGACTGGTGGAACTCGCCTACCTACGCATCGGCTTCCCGACCTGCTGGTGCGCCACATCACCCGACCCGGCCCTACTCAACGCCGCCGAATCCACCTACCGAACGGCTTGGCGCGACGCGACAGGCACCGACGTCCAGGGCGATCTGACCGACGCCTGCGCGGGCTGGCTGCTCCAAGGCGACGCACTGGTCGAGCGGGCCCACCGGAGGACGACCGACCACTTGGCCCGCCTCCCTGACCGGGATTGGCGATGGGGTACGGCCACCGCCCGGCAGCGGCTCGTCCACCGTCTCGGCGTCGTCGGCGTGATGGCCTCCTCCGGCAGCGGAGAGCTGAAGGGGCTGGCGCGACTCGCCACATCGATGCGCGACACCATGCTCACCCGCTGGCCGGCACTCAAACCGCTCCCGCGACGCAGACCCTAG
- a CDS encoding VOC family protein, whose amino-acid sequence MADNHPKIKDITIDCADPERLASFWSQLLGRPVAARIGPYVWLARGDGPGVGFQRVTEAKTGKNRVHLDLASPDPAAEQHRIERLGGHLLQQYAAGGFLVMADPEGNEFCVIPEDPFDVDDEGHASYLTGPGTTAQRVITPPRG is encoded by the coding sequence ATGGCGGACAACCATCCGAAGATCAAGGACATCACCATCGACTGTGCCGACCCCGAACGGCTGGCCTCGTTCTGGTCACAGCTCCTGGGCCGACCCGTCGCGGCGAGAATCGGGCCGTACGTATGGCTCGCCCGGGGCGACGGACCGGGGGTGGGCTTCCAGAGGGTCACCGAGGCCAAGACCGGCAAGAACCGCGTCCACCTCGACCTCGCCTCACCGGATCCCGCAGCTGAACAGCACCGGATCGAAAGGCTCGGCGGACACCTGCTCCAGCAGTACGCGGCAGGAGGCTTCCTCGTCATGGCCGATCCGGAGGGCAACGAGTTCTGCGTCATCCCCGAGGATCCGTTCGACGTGGACGACGAGGGGCACGCGAGCTACTTGACCGGGCCCGGCACGACCGCACAGAGGGTGATCACGCCACCGCGCGGTTGA
- a CDS encoding ribosomal protein L7/L12: MDIAVYLLIALTLTLAATVERKVGRVERKVAQVERKLDLIMAHLGVEAPEPELSRVRALLAEGKKIEAIKAYREITDADLKEAKDAVDRMAESPS; this comes from the coding sequence ATGGACATAGCCGTATACCTCCTCATCGCCCTGACCTTGACGCTGGCCGCGACCGTCGAGCGCAAGGTCGGCCGGGTGGAACGGAAGGTCGCTCAGGTGGAGCGCAAACTCGACCTGATCATGGCGCACTTGGGCGTCGAGGCGCCGGAGCCCGAACTGAGCCGGGTACGGGCGTTGCTCGCCGAGGGCAAGAAGATCGAGGCGATCAAGGCGTACCGGGAGATCACGGACGCGGACCTGAAGGAAGCCAAGGACGCCGTGGACCGGATGGCCGAATCGCCGAGCTGA
- a CDS encoding NADP-dependent oxidoreductase: MRVITQHTLGGPEVLTIVDAPQPRPLPTEVLVRVKAIGLNPLEARLRAGEFPLLGRPPFVLGWDISGVVEDASGTWRFRPGDEVFGMPLFPRAASAYAEVVSAPALHLARKPASLSHVEASALPIVGLTAWQGLVDLGGVAEGDRVLIHGGGGGVGHVAIQIAKALGAYVIATAGGSKRTFVEGLGADEVIDYTAVDFAEAVRDVDVVLDTIGGDTVERSLKVLRPGGHLVTAVADEDADLAARYEAAGMRFSGIGVDPDPVALRGLVQLVEQGRLRVHVQETFPFERVADAHRLLDSGHLQGKVVLTV; this comes from the coding sequence ATGCGAGTCATCACCCAGCACACGCTCGGCGGCCCCGAGGTACTCACCATCGTGGACGCGCCGCAGCCCCGGCCCCTCCCGACCGAGGTCCTCGTCCGCGTCAAGGCGATCGGGCTCAACCCGCTGGAGGCACGCCTGCGCGCCGGCGAGTTCCCGCTGCTCGGACGGCCGCCGTTCGTCCTCGGCTGGGACATCAGCGGCGTGGTCGAGGACGCATCGGGGACCTGGCGGTTCAGGCCCGGCGACGAGGTGTTCGGCATGCCGCTGTTCCCGCGGGCGGCGAGCGCGTACGCCGAGGTCGTGTCGGCACCGGCGTTGCACCTGGCACGCAAGCCGGCGTCACTGTCGCACGTCGAGGCGTCGGCGCTGCCGATCGTGGGGCTGACGGCGTGGCAGGGCCTCGTCGATCTCGGCGGCGTGGCCGAGGGCGACCGCGTCCTGATCCACGGCGGTGGTGGCGGGGTCGGCCACGTGGCGATCCAGATCGCGAAGGCGCTCGGCGCGTACGTGATCGCGACAGCCGGTGGGAGCAAGCGGACGTTCGTCGAGGGGTTGGGCGCCGACGAGGTGATCGACTACACGGCGGTCGACTTCGCCGAGGCGGTCCGGGACGTCGACGTCGTGCTCGACACGATCGGCGGCGACACCGTCGAGCGCTCGCTGAAGGTGCTCCGCCCAGGCGGTCACCTGGTGACGGCGGTCGCCGACGAGGACGCGGACCTCGCCGCCAGGTACGAGGCGGCCGGCATGCGCTTCAGCGGCATCGGGGTCGACCCCGACCCGGTCGCCCTGCGCGGCCTCGTCCAACTCGTCGAACAGGGCAGGCTCCGGGTCCACGTGCAGGAGACGTTCCCGTTCGAGCGCGTCGCCGACGCGCACCGCCTGCTCGACAGCGGTCACCTCCAGGGCAAGGTCGTGCTCACCGTTTGA
- a CDS encoding winged helix-turn-helix transcriptional regulator: MSGFGPGDPFLADCPARLAVELIADKWTVVVLYGLSKGPVRHGELIELIGGISRKVLTQTLRRLQAHGLVRRHAYAEVPPRVEYELTPLGATLIEPIHMLTEWAREHGDAVLDALDADPEPVARGN, translated from the coding sequence ATGAGTGGTTTCGGGCCCGGCGACCCCTTTCTCGCCGACTGTCCGGCGCGTCTGGCGGTCGAGCTGATCGCCGACAAGTGGACGGTGGTCGTGCTCTACGGCCTCAGCAAGGGCCCGGTGCGCCATGGCGAGTTGATCGAGCTGATCGGTGGCATCTCCCGCAAGGTGCTCACCCAGACGCTCCGACGGCTCCAGGCGCACGGACTCGTCCGCCGCCACGCCTACGCCGAGGTGCCACCTCGTGTCGAGTACGAGCTGACCCCGCTCGGGGCGACGCTGATCGAGCCGATCCATATGCTGACCGAGTGGGCGAGGGAGCACGGCGACGCGGTGCTCGACGCGTTGGACGCCGATCCCGAGCCGGTCGCCCGTGGCAACTGA
- a CDS encoding ATP-grasp domain-containing protein, with protein sequence MSHPDPRQPDAIPPELRARRGVAAIVAPFGTGRFYATEFRRRGWSSIAVTPPYTTLPPKHRVHHDDFLHVVEDHGDVARTAEALRQRDVQAVVAGSELGVPLAAALAHHLGLPGNPVPTGDARRDRAAARDTLADAGVPVVPTLCTDDLEEAVAWAARNGRRPYTLGSASHSAARDSGERVCTDHDDLVRAWQAMRGSPFAPPEDTPEAPGHPALAGTPLLLRAEVTGARYLVNTVSYAGHHRVTEIWAEHRMGRAGVMLCGRADLLPPGSAVAGVLTDHVSRALTALGIAYGAAHSEIVLTDDGPLLLTTEPRPDSGIDPVALLWATGSYHARDAVAALLDPLSLMDRPTRAPKYTCRIVLATDRGGFLNTAVLQQILSLPTITGTVGHLVPGSRLHRTPGLLTSPGALILVADDQTEIERDVQAVRILERDGLYQWQR encoded by the coding sequence GTGTCGCACCCCGATCCACGCCAACCCGACGCCATACCCCCCGAGTTGAGGGCGCGTCGTGGCGTGGCCGCCATCGTCGCCCCGTTCGGCACCGGACGGTTCTACGCCACCGAGTTCCGCCGCCGCGGCTGGTCGAGCATCGCCGTCACCCCGCCGTACACCACCCTCCCGCCCAAGCACCGGGTGCACCACGACGACTTCCTGCACGTCGTCGAGGACCACGGTGACGTGGCCCGCACGGCCGAGGCATTACGCCAACGCGACGTCCAGGCCGTGGTCGCCGGCAGCGAACTCGGCGTCCCCCTCGCCGCCGCCCTCGCCCATCACCTCGGCCTGCCCGGCAACCCCGTACCCACCGGCGACGCCCGCCGCGACCGCGCCGCCGCCCGCGACACCCTGGCCGACGCCGGCGTCCCCGTCGTCCCCACACTCTGCACCGACGACCTGGAGGAAGCCGTCGCGTGGGCCGCCCGCAACGGCCGCCGCCCCTACACACTCGGATCCGCCTCGCACAGCGCGGCCCGGGACTCCGGCGAACGCGTCTGCACCGACCACGACGACCTCGTCCGCGCCTGGCAGGCGATGCGCGGCTCCCCCTTCGCCCCGCCCGAGGACACCCCGGAGGCCCCCGGCCACCCCGCCCTCGCCGGCACACCCCTCCTGCTGCGCGCGGAGGTCACCGGGGCGCGTTACCTGGTCAACACCGTCAGCTACGCCGGTCATCACCGGGTGACCGAGATCTGGGCGGAGCACCGGATGGGGCGCGCCGGGGTGATGCTCTGCGGCCGGGCCGATCTGCTGCCGCCCGGCTCCGCCGTCGCCGGCGTCCTCACCGACCACGTGTCACGTGCCCTCACCGCGCTCGGCATCGCCTACGGAGCCGCCCACTCCGAGATCGTCCTCACCGACGACGGCCCCCTGCTGCTCACCACCGAGCCCCGTCCCGACAGCGGCATCGACCCCGTCGCCCTGCTCTGGGCCACCGGCAGCTACCACGCCCGCGACGCCGTCGCCGCCCTCCTCGATCCCCTCTCCCTCATGGACCGGCCGACCCGCGCCCCCAAATACACCTGCCGTATCGTCCTCGCCACCGACCGCGGCGGCTTCCTCAACACCGCCGTCCTCCAGCAGATCCTCTCCCTGCCCACCATCACCGGCACCGTCGGCCACCTCGTCCCCGGCTCCCGCCTCCACCGGACCCCCGGACTCCTCACCTCCCCCGGCGCGCTCATCCTCGTCGCGGACGACCAGACCGAGATCGAACGGGACGTCCAGGCGGTGCGCATCCTCGAACGGGACGGGCTGTACCAGTGGCAGCGGTAG